A window of the Hyphomicrobiales bacterium genome harbors these coding sequences:
- a CDS encoding acyl dehydratase, with the protein MKETFIKPVLASDVVGFAEVSGDRNPIHLSEHFAARTPFKARIAHGLYTASLISAVLGTRLPGPGAIYMSQTLNFKAPVRIGDEVTVIVEVIELIAKGHRARLHCECRVEDRVVLDGEAMVKVPARGAIKLPT; encoded by the coding sequence ATGAAGGAGACCTTCATCAAGCCGGTTCTGGCGTCCGACGTGGTCGGTTTTGCCGAAGTGTCGGGTGACCGCAATCCGATCCACCTGTCGGAGCATTTTGCCGCCCGCACGCCGTTCAAGGCGCGCATCGCGCACGGTCTCTACACCGCCAGCCTGATCTCGGCGGTTCTCGGTACCCGCCTGCCGGGCCCGGGCGCGATCTACATGTCGCAGACGCTGAACTTCAAGGCGCCGGTGCGCATCGGCGACGAGGTCACCGTCATCGTCGAAGTGATCGAACTCATCGCCAAGGGCCATCGTGCCCGCCTGCATTGCGAATGCCGGGTGGAGGACCGCGTGGTGCTCGACGGCGAGGCGATGGTCAAGGTGCCGGCTCGCGGAGCGATCAAGCTTCCCACTTGA